From Nitratidesulfovibrio vulgaris str. Hildenborough, a single genomic window includes:
- a CDS encoding hydantoinase/oxoprolinase family protein encodes MASQRPFIIGVDTGGTYTDAVLVDCATRAVVASAKRPTTHFDLSVGMEQALHAVLEPAARGCDRAIDAALIMPDGCVSPVAIGRVAVSTTLATNAVVEGVADQAVGLIVIGWGNRIEVPGAAAIRHIPGGHRIDGTEQEPLALEPLLDAVVSMRGRVDAYAVCSLMSFANPTHELVAARAIAAVDKSPVFCSHEVSSRAGMQERAATAVLNARLLPVMRDFLDGMNAALQRIGIDAEVVVVRGDATVMPLADALRSAASTVASGPAATAVFGAGVASGDALIVDVGGTTTDVTLLHDGKPVLAAGGMVVGDWVTHVQAVEMFTVGIGGDSLVRIMEDLSLHVGPQRVLPLCMAGALPDPGGPEGWLGAKRRCRCLVPVAKCHDAGHASPVLDLLRTRGPMPPGAVMRALAMPEITLEQEVAALVRRQAVCEAGFTPTDALHVLGLLDFGDADAAARGAAALGQALGCDGLEAARRVVAATRCRIEDALVAHVASREVGGNLAGYLAHRREHALLRIEVGLNVPVVGIGAAARHLLPGVAETLRTDICFPEHYDVGNALGAVYLALDGPGA; translated from the coding sequence ATGGCTTCGCAACGTCCCTTCATCATAGGTGTCGATACCGGCGGAACGTACACCGACGCCGTGCTGGTGGACTGCGCCACACGGGCGGTCGTGGCGTCTGCCAAGCGCCCCACCACCCATTTCGATCTCAGTGTGGGTATGGAACAGGCCCTGCACGCCGTGCTGGAACCGGCAGCCCGCGGGTGTGACAGGGCGATAGATGCCGCGCTTATCATGCCCGACGGGTGTGTCTCGCCCGTAGCCATAGGCCGGGTGGCGGTTTCCACCACGCTTGCCACCAACGCCGTGGTCGAGGGTGTGGCCGACCAGGCCGTGGGGCTCATCGTCATCGGCTGGGGCAACCGCATCGAGGTGCCGGGTGCCGCCGCCATCAGGCATATTCCCGGCGGGCACCGCATCGACGGTACGGAACAGGAGCCGCTGGCCCTCGAACCGTTGCTGGACGCTGTCGTCTCCATGCGGGGGCGCGTCGATGCCTATGCGGTGTGCAGCCTCATGAGTTTCGCCAACCCCACACACGAACTTGTGGCGGCGCGCGCCATCGCCGCCGTGGACAAGAGCCCCGTATTCTGTTCGCACGAGGTCAGCAGCCGTGCCGGGATGCAGGAACGTGCCGCCACTGCGGTGCTCAACGCCCGTCTTCTGCCCGTCATGCGTGATTTTCTGGACGGTATGAACGCGGCCCTGCAACGTATCGGCATCGATGCCGAGGTCGTGGTGGTGCGGGGCGACGCCACGGTGATGCCCCTTGCCGACGCGCTGCGCAGTGCCGCGTCGACGGTGGCCAGCGGGCCTGCCGCCACGGCGGTGTTCGGTGCCGGGGTCGCCAGCGGTGATGCCCTCATCGTGGACGTGGGCGGCACGACCACCGACGTGACCTTGCTGCACGACGGCAAGCCCGTGCTTGCGGCAGGGGGGATGGTCGTGGGCGACTGGGTGACGCATGTGCAGGCGGTGGAGATGTTCACGGTGGGCATCGGCGGAGACAGCCTCGTGCGCATCATGGAAGACCTGTCCCTGCATGTGGGCCCCCAGCGGGTGCTGCCCCTGTGCATGGCGGGTGCGCTGCCCGACCCCGGCGGTCCCGAGGGCTGGCTGGGGGCCAAGCGGCGATGCCGCTGCCTTGTGCCCGTGGCGAAATGCCATGACGCAGGTCATGCCAGTCCGGTGCTCGACCTCTTGCGGACGCGCGGCCCCATGCCGCCGGGGGCTGTCATGCGCGCCCTCGCCATGCCGGAGATAACGCTTGAGCAGGAAGTGGCGGCCCTGGTGCGGCGTCAGGCCGTATGCGAGGCGGGCTTCACGCCCACCGACGCCCTCCACGTGCTTGGCCTGCTCGATTTCGGCGATGCGGACGCCGCCGCAAGGGGGGCGGCTGCGCTGGGGCAGGCCCTTGGCTGCGATGGCCTTGAGGCTGCACGCCGCGTGGTGGCGGCAACCCGCTGTCGCATCGAGGATGCGCTGGTGGCGCATGTGGCCAGCCGCGAAGTGGGCGGCAATCTTGCCGGCTATCTTGCGCATCGGCGTGAACACGCCCTGCTGCGCATCGAGGTGGGGCTCAACGTCCCGGTGGTGGGCATCGGTGCCGCGGCGCGGCATCTGTTGCCGGGAGTGGCCGAGACCTTGCGCACCGACATCTGCTTTCCTGAACACTATGATGTGGGCAACGCCCTCGGGGCGGTCTACCTCGCCCTTGACGGCCCGGGCGCCTAG